GCTGATTTAAAACCACATTGAGTTCATAATCTTCGTTGGGTTTCAATTCGATAACCGTTGTCGCCTTTTTATAGCTCACATGCGAAATTTCTATTGTTATTTTCTGATGTGCGGGTATCGTTATCTGAAAAAAACCGTTGGCATTCGATTGTGAAGAGGCAGATCCGGCTTTTATAGTTGCTTTTTCAATAGGCTTATTGTTTTCATCTAAAAGAATTCCTTTTACACGTCCCGTTTGTGAATAGGAGGCATAACCAATAAAAAAAACACAGATAACAAGGAAATTAATTATTTTTCTCAAGTGGGGTAGTTTTTAAATTTCTAAAAAAATGAGTTTCAAAGGTAGTAGAATTTCCAATATTATCAGAAACAATAATTTTTAAATCATTCCGTCCTTCATCATAAATCATATCGCTTAAATCGTGTACTAACAATTTGGTTTTGTAATCATATTTCATCAGTATCCATTTACCGTTCAGGTAACCGTTGTATTCTTTTATACCCGACAAATCGTCCTGAATGTAAACACTAATCGTGTCCAGCTTATCAATTGTACTTCCTGTTGCGAAATTCGGTTTATAGATTCGCGGTCCGGCGGTATCCGTCATCAGAAGGAATTTACCCAGATCTTTTGTTTTTATCGAAAACAGGTTGCCTTTTCTGGTCGTTGTAAAATATTCCGCTTTGGCACCGTCCATCCGGGCAATAAATGTTTTTTTCTGATCCAGGTTGGGAATCCCGCTCACATCAAAGGTTATCGTAATATTGTTATGCGCCGGCACCGTATCGTCATGCAGGTCAAGCACATTGTCTTTCACATCAAAGTTCAGGTAGAAATCATCGTAAAAGGCATTTGCCGGAATAAAAACGGAAATATTGTCCCTGGTGTAGTTATGGTCGTTACTGGCTTTAATAAAGTAAGGCGTTTTAACATCTTCCCTTAAATACTTTGCTTCCAGGCCGGAATAGGCAATCGGAATGTTGATAATTGTTTTGTTGTTATTAAAATCGGACACTTCAATTCTATAGGTAAAATTGTCCCCGTCTTTAACGCTGATCTGTCCGTTTTTAGCATTTCCGCTAATAATCGAAAAAGGGTAACTGTTTTTGTAAAACAATTTCTGATAGCGCTGCTTGGTCCTTTTATACCTTTCGTAGTCGATGAAGTTATTGATATAGCGCGATTCGTCAAACGAAAAGGCATCAAACTGGTAACCGTACAGCCTGGCTCCGTTTAAAAAAGTTTCCACTTTATAAACTCCGTTTTTACTGTAGTTGTTATCTGAAGTATCGTAAGCATCCAGCGCAAAAGCAATGTCGCCTTTGGCAGCAATTTTACCGGCAAGATAGGTTCCGTCTTTTTGCAGCGAAAGCGCAACGACTATCGGACGCTGCGAAGCGTTAACCACGGCATCATCGCTAACCGAATAGGCCACGATACCGTTTACGGATGGTGCTTTGGTATCGACCAGCTCCTGATTTAACCCGAACAAAAGCGGATTCAGTGTTTTTTCTGTTTTGGTATCCCGGTATTCAAAATGCAGGTGCGGCCCGCCGGAACCTCCGGTATTTCCGGAAAAAGCGACCAGATCGCCTTTAACAACCGGTAATTCGGCTGCTGTGGGGAAAAATTCCACTTCAAATTTTTTCTGGGTGTATTGTTTCTTTTTTACATATTCCCTGATCTTGCCTTCGTAGGCCGATAGATGCCCGTAAACGGTAGTAAACCCGTTCGGATGGGTAATGTAAAGTGCGTGGCCGTAGCCAAATGTAGAAACTTTTATCCGGGAAATATAGCCGTCTGCCACTGCAAAAACGGGCAATCCGATGCGCTGCTGTGTTTTATAATCCAATCCGGAATGAAAGTGATTGCCTCTTAATTCTCCAAAAGTACCGGAAGAAAACAACGGAATGTTCATCGGCGATCTGAAATAATCTTTCGGATATTGATTCTGGCTAAAGCAACATAAAAAGGGGAACAGTAAAAATAACAGCAGTCTCATAACTCGAATTTAGGCTAATATAATAAAAAACAAATATAAAACAATTCGAAAATACCGCAAAAACTTAACTAACTATAAAACAATTTATTATCAAAACCCGCTAAAGTTTTTCGTTTTTTTTAGTAAAACTATTGGGTTTTTTCATCAGGAATACTAACTTTGTAAAATCATATAATGAAATTAGTCTGCAATGAATGGATTGTCGGAAATTATTGATTCTCTTGAATATAAATTTTCCAAGCTTATCGTTAAAATCGAAGGGCTGGAAAAATTAAACCAGGAGTTACGCAATGAAATATCGAAATCAACAGCGCTAATCAATCGCCAGAAAGAAGAAATTACCGTATTAAAAGAACAATACGACAATTTAAAAATGGTGAATTCATTATTGGGCAGTGAAGAAAATAAACGAGAAACGAAACTCAAAATAAATTCATTAATACGCGAAATTGATTATTGTATAGCACAACTTTCTGATTAGAAAGCCTTATGGATGACAAGCTAAAAATAAAAATATCAATTGCAGACAGGGTATATCCGCTAACAGTAGATTATGCCCAGGAAGAAGGACTCAGAAGTGCTTCCCGCAAGATAGATACAATGATCAAGCAATTTGAAGAAAACTATGCCGTGCGCGATAAACAGGACGTTTTAGCCATGTGTGCCTTACAATTTGCTTCGCAGGTAGAACAAAAACAGATTGACAAATCAGTTGATTTTCAGGAAGCTTTTGAACGCCTAAAAAACATGAATGACAAATTGGATTCGATTCTGTCTAAATAAATCACGTTCTTTAAAATAGATTAAGATACTGCCTACATTAGTACCTATTTGATAAACTCAACACTAACAAATTAAAATGGGTGAATCATCGTTTCTAAAGCAAGCTGTCCAGAACAGATCCTTGAACAACGAGTTAACTCAAAACTTGTCTTTACGAGTTTATGCAATAACCCTAATGTAGGCTTTTTTTATATATAATTTTCAACATACTATGAGCACAACATTGATAATAATTATTTGCTGTATCGCAGGAACAGGGATAGGTTTTGGAATTGCAAAATATTTAGAAAAGATCAATGCTTCCACATTGATTAAAAATGCAAAAAAAGATGCTTCATCCATCCTAAAAGACGCAAGAACAGAAGGGGAAGCCCTAAAAAAGGATAAGATCCTTCAGGCTAAGGAAAAGTTCATTGAATTAAAAGCAGAACACGAACAGGTAATTTTAGGTCGCGACAAGAAAATTGCTGAAGCAGAGAAAAGAACACGCGACAAAGAATCACAAGTATCAAACGAATTAGCAAAAGCCAAAAAAGCTAACGAAGAATTAGAGACCAAAACTACAGATTACAACAACCGTATTGACGTATTAGACAAAAAACAACAGGAGATTGAAAAATTACACAAAAGCCAGGTAGAACAGCTTGAGGTAATTTCCGGTCTTTCTGCTGATGAAGCTAAAAATCAATTGGTGGAGAGTCTGAGAGCTGAGGCAAAAACCAGCGCAATGTCCCACATTCAGGAGACTATTGAAGAGGCTAAATTAACCGCACAGCAGGAAGCTAAAAAGATCATCATCAGCACGATCCAGCGTATCGGAACAGAAGAGGCTGTAGAAAACTGCGTTTCTGTATTCAACATTGAATCGGACGATGTAAAAGGTCGTATTATCGGACGTGAAGGCCGTAACATCAGAGCATTAGAGGCTGCTACCGGAGTAGAGATCATCGTTGATGATACTCCTGAGGCAATTATCCTTTCCTGTTTTGACCCGGTTCGCCGTGAAATTGCCCGTTTGGCATTACACAAACTGGTAACAGACGGACGTATTCACCCGGCACGTATTGAAGAGGTGGTAGCTAAAACTGCTAAACAGATTGACGATGAAATCATCGAAGTTGGTAAACGTACCGTTATCGATTTAGGAATTCACGGATTACACCCTGAATTGATCAAAATCGTCGGACGTATGAAATACCGTTCTTCTTACGGACAGAACTTATTACAACACTCCAGAGAAGTAGCAAAACTTTGCGGTATCATGGCAGCTGAATTGGGCTTAAATGTAAAACTGGCAAAAAGAGCCGGATTACTTCACGATATCGGAAAAGTACCGGAAACAGAAAGCGAACTTCCGCATGCTATCTTAGGGATGCAGTGGGCTGAAAAATACGGTGAGAAAGAAGAAGTATGCAACGCTATCGGAGCACACCACGACGAAATCGAAATGAAATCGTTAATCGCACCGATTATCCAGGTTTGTGATGCTATTTCAGGAGCAAGACCAGGTGCAAGACGTCAGGTACTGGATTCTTATATCCAGCGTTTGAAAGATCTTGAAGATATCGCTTACGGATTCAACGGTGTTAAAAACGCTTATGCTATCCAGGCCGGACGTGAACTACGTGTTATTGTAGAGAGCGAAAAAGTGAGCGACGAAATGGCTTCAACACTTTCTTTTGATATTTCTCAAAAAATCCAGACAGAAATGACCTATCCGGGTCAGGTAAAAATTACTGTTATCCGTGAAACAAGAGCGGTAAATATTGCCAAATAACAAATCGCATTCACTTTACATTAAATGATAAAAAAAGCATTTCAAAATTTTGAAATGCTTTTTTATTTATAATCGGTACCGTTATTTCCGGGGATGGAATGCATGCAGTACTTTCGAAAGATGTTTCCGGTCTAGATGCATATAGACCTCGGTAGTTGTTATCGACTCATGTCCGAGCATAATCTGGATCGAACGTAAGTCGGCCCCGTTTTCCAGCAAATGTGTCGCAAAGGAGTGCCTGAACGTGTGCGGGCTGATTGTTTTATTGAGATTTATTTTCACGGCCAGGTCTTTAATTATCGTAAAGATCATCGCCCGCGTGAGCTGCCCTCCTCTTCTGTTCAGGAACAAAGTATCCTCAAATCCTTTTTTGATCTGCTGGTGGTTCCGGATGCCTTCCTGATAGAACACAATATATTTTTGAGTAGAAGCCCCGATCGGGACAAAACGCTGTTTATTTCCTTTACCGGTAACTTTAATAAAGCCTTCGTCAAAAAAGAGATCCGAAATTTTCAACCCGACCAGTTCCGAAACCCGCAAACCGCAGCTATAAAGCGTTTCCAGCATTGCCCGGTTGCGTTCTCCTTCATTTTTGGACAGATCAACCGCTTTTATTAACGCATCAATCTCAATAGTGGAAAGCGTGTCCGGTAATTTTCTCCCCACTTTGGGGATTTCAATCAGTTCCAAAGGTGTTGTTTCCCGATACCCTTCAAAGATCAGATAATTAAAAAAGCTCTTTAATCCCGAAATAAGCCTTGACTGCGAACGGGCATTAACCGTTCCGGAAATGGCATATATGAATTCCTGTATCGTCAGTTCGTCAATATTTACCGGAGAAATGCTCAGACCGCTCGTTTCCAGATAGGCCAGCAGCTTTTCAATATCATAAACATAGTTCATGATGGTATTCTCTGACAATCCCCTTTCCAATTTCAAATACGCCTTATACTCATTTATGTAAGATCTCCAGAGTGTCATAATTTTTAAACTGCTTTAAATACTGCCCTG
This region of Flavobacterium inviolabile genomic DNA includes:
- a CDS encoding M23 family metallopeptidase; translation: MRLLLFLLFPFLCCFSQNQYPKDYFRSPMNIPLFSSGTFGELRGNHFHSGLDYKTQQRIGLPVFAVADGYISRIKVSTFGYGHALYITHPNGFTTVYGHLSAYEGKIREYVKKKQYTQKKFEVEFFPTAAELPVVKGDLVAFSGNTGGSGGPHLHFEYRDTKTEKTLNPLLFGLNQELVDTKAPSVNGIVAYSVSDDAVVNASQRPIVVALSLQKDGTYLAGKIAAKGDIAFALDAYDTSDNNYSKNGVYKVETFLNGARLYGYQFDAFSFDESRYINNFIDYERYKRTKQRYQKLFYKNSYPFSIISGNAKNGQISVKDGDNFTYRIEVSDFNNNKTIINIPIAYSGLEAKYLREDVKTPYFIKASNDHNYTRDNISVFIPANAFYDDFYLNFDVKDNVLDLHDDTVPAHNNITITFDVSGIPNLDQKKTFIARMDGAKAEYFTTTRKGNLFSIKTKDLGKFLLMTDTAGPRIYKPNFATGSTIDKLDTISVYIQDDLSGIKEYNGYLNGKWILMKYDYKTKLLVHDLSDMIYDEGRNDLKIIVSDNIGNSTTFETHFFRNLKTTPLEKNN
- a CDS encoding cell division protein ZapA — its product is MDDKLKIKISIADRVYPLTVDYAQEEGLRSASRKIDTMIKQFEENYAVRDKQDVLAMCALQFASQVEQKQIDKSVDFQEAFERLKNMNDKLDSILSK
- the rny gene encoding ribonuclease Y; the protein is MSTTLIIIICCIAGTGIGFGIAKYLEKINASTLIKNAKKDASSILKDARTEGEALKKDKILQAKEKFIELKAEHEQVILGRDKKIAEAEKRTRDKESQVSNELAKAKKANEELETKTTDYNNRIDVLDKKQQEIEKLHKSQVEQLEVISGLSADEAKNQLVESLRAEAKTSAMSHIQETIEEAKLTAQQEAKKIIISTIQRIGTEEAVENCVSVFNIESDDVKGRIIGREGRNIRALEAATGVEIIVDDTPEAIILSCFDPVRREIARLALHKLVTDGRIHPARIEEVVAKTAKQIDDEIIEVGKRTVIDLGIHGLHPELIKIVGRMKYRSSYGQNLLQHSREVAKLCGIMAAELGLNVKLAKRAGLLHDIGKVPETESELPHAILGMQWAEKYGEKEEVCNAIGAHHDEIEMKSLIAPIIQVCDAISGARPGARRQVLDSYIQRLKDLEDIAYGFNGVKNAYAIQAGRELRVIVESEKVSDEMASTLSFDISQKIQTEMTYPGQVKITVIRETRAVNIAK
- the xerD gene encoding site-specific tyrosine recombinase XerD; the encoded protein is MTLWRSYINEYKAYLKLERGLSENTIMNYVYDIEKLLAYLETSGLSISPVNIDELTIQEFIYAISGTVNARSQSRLISGLKSFFNYLIFEGYRETTPLELIEIPKVGRKLPDTLSTIEIDALIKAVDLSKNEGERNRAMLETLYSCGLRVSELVGLKISDLFFDEGFIKVTGKGNKQRFVPIGASTQKYIVFYQEGIRNHQQIKKGFEDTLFLNRRGGQLTRAMIFTIIKDLAVKINLNKTISPHTFRHSFATHLLENGADLRSIQIMLGHESITTTEVYMHLDRKHLSKVLHAFHPRK